In Streptomyces canus, one DNA window encodes the following:
- the gnd gene encoding phosphogluconate dehydrogenase (NAD(+)-dependent, decarboxylating), producing MQLGLIGLGKMGGNMRERIRRAGHTVIGYDRNPDVSDVASLSELVDKLEAPRTVWVMVPAGAATQSVVDELGELLSPGDTVVDGGNSRWSDDEKHAEELGAKGIGFVDAGVSGGVWGLQNGYALMVGGDKEHVDRLQPIFHALKPEGPYGYVHAGKVGAGHFSKMVHNGIEYAMMQAYAEGWELLEKVESVDSVREVFRSWQDGTVIRSWLLDLAVNALDEDEHLDKLKGYAQDSGEGRWTVEAAVDNAVPLPTITASLFARFASRQDDSPQMKMIAALRNQFGGHAVEAKK from the coding sequence ATGCAGCTCGGCCTCATCGGCCTCGGCAAGATGGGCGGCAACATGCGCGAGCGCATCCGCCGCGCCGGCCACACCGTCATCGGCTACGACCGCAACCCCGACGTCTCCGACGTGGCGAGCCTGTCCGAGCTGGTCGACAAGCTCGAAGCGCCGCGCACGGTGTGGGTGATGGTCCCCGCCGGCGCCGCCACCCAGTCCGTCGTGGACGAGCTCGGCGAGCTCCTCTCCCCCGGTGACACCGTGGTCGACGGCGGCAACTCCCGCTGGAGCGACGACGAGAAGCACGCCGAGGAGCTGGGCGCCAAGGGCATCGGCTTCGTCGACGCCGGTGTCTCCGGCGGCGTGTGGGGCCTCCAGAACGGCTACGCCCTGATGGTCGGCGGTGACAAGGAGCACGTGGACCGGCTCCAGCCGATCTTCCACGCGCTCAAGCCCGAGGGGCCGTACGGCTATGTCCACGCGGGCAAGGTCGGCGCCGGGCACTTCTCCAAGATGGTCCACAACGGCATCGAGTACGCCATGATGCAGGCCTACGCCGAGGGCTGGGAGCTGCTGGAGAAGGTCGAGTCGGTGGACAGCGTCCGGGAGGTGTTCCGCTCCTGGCAGGACGGAACCGTCATCCGCTCCTGGCTGCTCGACCTCGCGGTCAACGCCCTCGACGAGGACGAGCACCTGGACAAGCTCAAGGGGTACGCACAGGACTCCGGCGAGGGCCGCTGGACCGTGGAGGCCGCCGTGGACAACGCGGTGCCGCTGCCGACGATCACCGCCTCGCTCTTCGCACGGTTCGCGTCCCGCCAGGACGACTCCCCACAGATGAAGATGATCGCGGCGCTGCGCAACCAGTTCGGCGGGCACGCCGTCGAAGCGAAGAAGTAG
- a CDS encoding histidine phosphatase family protein, which translates to MGDLLLVRHGETEWSVSGQHTSWTDLPLTQHGEEQAKSLAPLLSGRTFSLALTSPLGRAIRTAELAGITGASTDPDLHEWDYGAYEGVTTVEIHRTRPDWYLWTDGVPPGPEGHPGESPEEVGRRADLVLARVDAALPEGDVVLVAHAHFLRVLTARRLGLAPAGGRLFQLATGTVSRLSTEHERPVLAEWNTRA; encoded by the coding sequence GTGGGGGATCTTCTTCTGGTCCGCCACGGCGAGACGGAGTGGAGCGTGTCGGGACAGCACACCAGCTGGACCGACCTGCCCCTCACCCAGCACGGCGAGGAACAGGCCAAGTCACTCGCTCCGCTCCTCTCGGGCCGGACCTTCTCGCTCGCGCTGACCAGTCCGCTGGGCCGCGCGATACGCACCGCCGAACTGGCGGGCATCACCGGGGCCTCGACCGACCCCGACCTCCACGAGTGGGACTACGGCGCCTACGAGGGCGTCACCACCGTCGAGATCCACCGCACCCGCCCCGACTGGTACCTGTGGACCGACGGGGTCCCGCCCGGCCCGGAGGGGCACCCCGGCGAGTCCCCCGAGGAGGTCGGCCGGCGCGCCGACCTGGTGCTGGCCCGGGTGGACGCCGCCCTCCCCGAAGGCGATGTGGTCCTGGTGGCCCACGCCCACTTCCTGCGGGTCCTGACGGCCCGCAGGCTCGGGCTGGCCCCGGCGGGGGGCCGGCTGTTCCAGCTGGCGACCGGGACGGTGAGCCGGCTGTCGACGGAACACGAGCGTCCGGTGCTCGCGGAGTGGAACACCAGGGCCTAG
- a CDS encoding membrane-associated oxidoreductase, translating to MAINNLTPAERRVWRAFPKGEAVDFRTAEDEDVADGAEWGAERTVRAAVLRALMLNGPQEDGEIPALKLAGARITGVLGLQYGTVDHAVRLSHCHFDDVPLLYGCRLRQLNLSNSVLPGLTAATMHVDAVLRLTDCTVNGPVRLGGAQIAGALFMDRAEIIAVDAGEPALQLNHMTIGDDLWAPGLRAHGEVRLNGATVAGSVNLIDARLSHPGDIVLDAQTLVVEGDVHLRRVHTFGWIGLRGARIAGRLDFSYAHLSNPGDAALRANSSTIGELWLRKGPPIQGTLSLRRAQIDDLFLEPEVVPDEVQFNKLVYTSLTPQEPADRRLPMLERDREGYVPHAYEQLTAAYRRIGDDRAARLVQLAKQRRHRATLAWYGRLWGHVQDATVGYGFHPLRACVWLVSLLAVGTVAYGLHHPPPLKADEAPHFNALFYTLDLLLPVISFGQESAFAPQGWYQSLSYALVIAGWILATTVFAGVTRTVNRQ from the coding sequence ATGGCGATCAACAACCTGACCCCGGCCGAACGGCGGGTGTGGCGTGCCTTCCCGAAGGGCGAGGCCGTGGACTTCCGTACGGCCGAGGACGAAGACGTGGCGGACGGCGCCGAGTGGGGTGCCGAACGCACGGTCCGGGCCGCCGTGTTGCGGGCGCTGATGCTCAACGGACCGCAGGAGGACGGGGAGATACCCGCCCTCAAGCTCGCGGGCGCCCGGATCACCGGTGTGCTCGGGCTCCAGTACGGGACGGTCGACCACGCCGTACGCCTCAGCCACTGCCACTTCGACGACGTACCGCTGCTGTACGGCTGCCGGCTGCGCCAGTTGAACCTCAGCAACTCCGTGCTGCCCGGACTGACCGCCGCCACGATGCACGTGGACGCCGTACTGCGGCTGACGGACTGCACGGTGAACGGCCCGGTGCGGCTCGGCGGGGCACAGATCGCCGGAGCGCTGTTCATGGACCGCGCCGAGATCATCGCGGTCGACGCCGGCGAACCCGCGCTGCAGCTCAACCACATGACCATCGGCGACGACCTGTGGGCGCCGGGCCTGCGTGCCCACGGCGAGGTCCGCCTCAACGGCGCCACCGTCGCCGGTTCCGTCAACCTCATCGACGCCCGGCTCAGCCACCCCGGCGACATCGTCCTCGACGCGCAGACCCTCGTCGTGGAGGGCGACGTCCATCTGCGGCGGGTGCACACCTTCGGCTGGATCGGCCTGCGGGGCGCACGGATCGCGGGCCGGCTCGACTTCTCGTACGCGCACCTGTCGAACCCGGGCGACGCGGCGCTCAGGGCGAACAGTTCCACCATCGGGGAGCTCTGGCTGCGCAAGGGGCCGCCCATCCAGGGCACCCTGAGCCTGCGCCGCGCCCAGATCGACGACCTGTTCCTGGAACCCGAGGTGGTGCCGGACGAGGTCCAGTTCAACAAGCTCGTCTACACCTCGCTCACCCCCCAGGAGCCCGCCGACCGCCGCCTACCGATGCTGGAGCGGGACCGCGAGGGCTATGTCCCGCACGCCTACGAGCAGTTGACCGCCGCCTACCGCCGCATCGGCGACGACCGGGCCGCTCGGCTGGTCCAGCTCGCCAAGCAGCGTCGCCACCGCGCCACGCTCGCCTGGTACGGGCGGCTGTGGGGCCACGTCCAGGACGCCACCGTCGGCTACGGCTTCCACCCCCTGCGGGCCTGTGTCTGGCTGGTCTCCCTGCTCGCCGTCGGCACGGTCGCCTACGGCCTCCACCACCCGCCACCGCTCAAGGCGGACGAGGCCCCGCACTTCAACGCGCTGTTCTACACCCTCGACCTGCTGCTGCCGGTGATCTCCTTCGGCCAGGAGAGCGCCTTCGCCCCGCAGGGGTGGTACCAGTCGCTGTCGTACGCGCTGGTCATCGCGGGCTGGATCCTCGCGACGACGGTCTTCGCCGGTGTGACGCGGACCGTCAACCGCCAATGA